The Solanum dulcamara chromosome 6, daSolDulc1.2, whole genome shotgun sequence genome contains the following window.
AACGAGATGTTGTGTCTTGGAATATAATGATTACCCAATTagcgaaaaagggtgatgttGATGGGGCGTTTGACTTGTTTGGGAAAATGCCTGAGAGAAATTTAAGGTCTTGGACTGCTATGATTACTGGTTTCGTGCATTGCGGGAAGGCTAAAGAGGCTATTAGGCTTTTTCTAGAAATGGAAGAGACCGGCTTGAGGTCGAATGAAGTGACTGTGGTGGCTGTTCTTGCAGCTTGTGCTGACTTGGGTGCACTTGAATTGGGCAAGAGGATCCATGAGTATTCAAATAAGAGCGGGTTCAGGAGAAATGTTCACATTTGTAACACTCTGATTGACATGTACATTAAGTGTGGCTGCTTAGAGGCTGCAAAAGCTGTTTTCGAAGAAATGAAGGAACGAACAATTGTATCATGGTCAGCCATGATCCAGGGTTTAGCTATCCATGGGCAGGCGGATGAAGCATTAGAACTCTTTAACGAGATGATCAAAATGGGAATGAAGCCTAATGAGGTAACGTTTCTTGGAATCTTGCACGCTTGTAGCCATATGGGGTTGATCAACAAAGGGCGAAATTTTTTTACCAGCATGAGTAGAGACTATAACATTTCCCCCCAAATTGAGCATTATGGTTGCATGGTTGATCTCTTGAGTCGAGCAGGACTTCTTCAAGATGCATATGAGCTCATCACGAGCATGCCTATAAAACCGAATGCTGTTGTATGGGGTTCGTTTCTTGGTGGATGTAGACTTCAAAAGGATTTGGAAATGGCTGAGGAAGCTATCAGGCACTTAGGTATACTGGATCCTCTTAACGATGGATATTACATTATTATGTCAAATATATATGCAGAAGCTAAGCGTTGGGAAGATGTAGCAAGGGTGAGGAAGTTGATGAAAGATCGTGGAGTAAAGAAAAGTCCAGGTTGGAGTTCTATTACTATAGCAGGAGCAACACACGAATTTGTGGCTGGAGATGATAACCATCCTCAGGCTGAGGAGATCTTTAAAAGATGGAACAAACTGCTAGAACAAATGAAGTCCAAAGGATATGTACCAAATACTTCAGTGATTCTACTAGACATAGAAGAGAATGAGAAAGAAAAACATTTGTATCGCCATAGTGAGAAATTGGCTCTTGTTTTCAGTTTGATGAACACAAAACCAGGAGAGACAATCAGAATAATGAAGAATCTTCGCGTTTGTGAAGATTGTCATGCTGCTTTCAAAGTAATATCAGAAATTATCAAGCGAGAGATAATTGTGCGTGATAGGAATAGGTTTCattgttttaaagatggattttGTTCTTGTAAAGACTATTGGTAGCACGTCTTGCACTTGGACACCTTTTGTATACTGTAATATATGTTTCTTGATTCAAATATTTCCCTAACTCTGTTTCTGTTAGATTTCACAGGAACAATTGCAAAAAAAAGATTTAACCATATACACCAAGAAAGTCCAATCAAATCCTAAAATATGTCATTCGAGATTCTGTCTCTGAATTGTGCTTTGAGGGGGATGCTGTCAATCCTATCAAGGACTTTATGGATTTCTTTTCTGAGAAGCGAGAGGTACTTGACAAAAACCCTGAATGGGGCCTGATAGAGAAAGACAAGCCAAAATGTAGTTGTCTTGCTCACCGCCTCAATGCATTCCCCTCTCTCCTCGGTATCATCCCACACAGAAAGAGAGCATAAGCTTCGGCATTGAAAATCATTTCCAAGAAAACTTCGATAGAATTGGATGTGTTAAGCATATAGCTAGCGTTCCTTTTGAGGTAATTCTTTAGAAACAGTTGAAATTATACCTCAAAAATTTCACCAGACtctataaataaatttaaaaaataacagaAACTACAAAATTTCATCTCTAAATGTGAGTTCCCGttaatttccttctttttttcattgttcacgTCAAATTTAGTAGACAAAATTGGATAAATATTTGATGGAAACTAAAACTATTAACTTTTAGATAAACTTAAAAAAGGACCACGATTGTTCAAATACATACTTAAAAGGACTATTTTGAACATATCCTCAAACATGGAgaccatttttgtcattttctcccCGTCTTTGAATCTTCGAAAACTACATTAAAATGTATTCAATGATTTCTTCCTCTTATTTTCCCCAGTATTCGATTTACGAAGTTTTGATTTTTCACAATATCTGTTCAATTGTATTTTGCAGAAATGGGTTCTTCTGAAGGTCTAATAGGTACTCTAATAGTGTATAGAAATCTACTTAAATCAGTGAAAAAACATATAGGAAAGGAAGAACACAAGGTTCATTTCACTGATTTCATCagggaagaat
Protein-coding sequences here:
- the LOC129893136 gene encoding pentatricopeptide repeat-containing protein At5g66520-like; this translates as MLHSVCLASPLYSPKLKASIDHNNNVQTPTSQIPNTTLVHHFTSPFELKQAVAFLIKTNKPLSLLPLSRVASICALTPNFPFAQQIFNSLDQQEVSIWNSCLRNLAEGPSVIDAIFLFHQMRSYNVSLDCFTCSFVLKACVGLRDLSCGRIVHAYVEKLGFQSNLVLLNALLHLYATCGAMDDSLLLFDKMPQRDVVSWNIMITQLAKKGDVDGAFDLFGKMPERNLRSWTAMITGFVHCGKAKEAIRLFLEMEETGLRSNEVTVVAVLAACADLGALELGKRIHEYSNKSGFRRNVHICNTLIDMYIKCGCLEAAKAVFEEMKERTIVSWSAMIQGLAIHGQADEALELFNEMIKMGMKPNEVTFLGILHACSHMGLINKGRNFFTSMSRDYNISPQIEHYGCMVDLLSRAGLLQDAYELITSMPIKPNAVVWGSFLGGCRLQKDLEMAEEAIRHLGILDPLNDGYYIIMSNIYAEAKRWEDVARVRKLMKDRGVKKSPGWSSITIAGATHEFVAGDDNHPQAEEIFKRWNKLLEQMKSKGYVPNTSVILLDIEENEKEKHLYRHSEKLALVFSLMNTKPGETIRIMKNLRVCEDCHAAFKVISEIIKREIIVRDRNRFHCFKDGFCSCKDYW